A window of Methanomassiliicoccus luminyensis B10 contains these coding sequences:
- a CDS encoding carboxypeptidase regulatory-like domain-containing protein, whose translation MESNEGRSLGRSLRELKPVRGSSRSGPKDTWLGRNWSTVLILVAIVLLALFVRSYFGFSTAVDNGFLVAGGSDSYYHQRVIDYVNSEGSHLVQDPALNYPFGMRNARPPMFDWSVAIGSQVLSGISGMAISDAAGYSLLASSAIWGSLTCIPVYLITRGAFGNRAGILAALLFAFMPGHISRSVFANADHDAFILFFVVFALYFLMKALQSMKGTKWVSSWKKTDSIRTGIRSYFQQNQRSLIYSALGGVCIATVAMAWTGYTYILVIILVYFLVQVVINRFRNADSMGEFFIVGIMLLTAFVLAAPLYWQLSYWSQWFDVPFYLFLGSMFIGGFFTVTRDYPWTLTIPILVAIVAVALVGVFFIAPNLFEAIISGQGYLVKSKLYSTIDEASAPEFSTLVFSFGVVSFWLAIIGLVWAAIKIPKDQSPYLVFIVVWMAVSMYMAASAGRFVFNASPAFAMAAGWILALLISKVKFSEVPRLWAGFWSNPKSTLRKAFKLKHVAVALFLAFLIVLPNVWTALDAGIPSQTKTDYDREVYEAMPSFLRPDGYDVQNGTYWYFGAFGYSLPMPNTYWPTAWSWFKTQDADIADLEDRPAFLSWWDYGFEAIQEGQHPTVADNFQNGYEYAGSFITSQNESDAVALFIVRVLEKAKFTDATRQILQDGGVDVVKLEDIMNNPQNYVDEVKNNPLIYGAYDSELSANNAKYAAARIELQKVGLEDMVEIYNQLRAATGIDIGYFAVDGRLFPWSATSQTIFYAPAKLSDRVIDSTTNAPTDYYEILAVTQNYETKRISDLTASDYPIITYTIVYKEAFYNSMLYCSFMGLSPADIGSTNMQSFPGYNQMASYGAMPGYNLTHFKQVYRTAYYNPYTDATNHSDAWKAVSWEEALYLQEQIEAGAEGTVDMSVSALQSGVVFMQYYDGAIMEGVARATDGTPYADIYVTVLDEYGIPHQVVKTDSEGRYSAILPFGNVSVVYSSGTLNNATKIASELDRVDLYVTYAQAMREEPYHFDGDITLSAALVTGSVFYDNNGNGRYDAGTDELISDAQVTLTNPSTGFNETVTTSTTGSYRILGLAGSSQVLYATYNGHRLGETTVTLTASGNSNRSIAIMPASLTGTIKLQSGSAAGGVGLTLVDKVNGNKYYATSDSSGKYTFSNLLPGDYTLTTTDSSLSVGTQSITLTQGQSATQDLKLVQATTVSGTVTIGGVPQANVSVVFRSEQREISVMTNASGGYLVSLPRGEYSVYVLTVDGDGNKCAALESFSTGDADTVPPLNIELGPAAVLSGTVFKDLDGDGEQDTNESAVSGAIVVYTLPDGSYVKAVANAKGEYNVIVPTGTYFMYASGGGRSYWASDVQILADATTDIALGDSVYLTGKVFRDLDGDGEQDSGESGISGVLLSIWNSDEPGEKVRFVTGSNGNYNISVPAGSYIINATIEGYSTWQGDAGTGVSIALEAEDREVTGTVTDEDGISIGGVTVNFKPTGSSGQEDSAITDASGRFIASLEPGTYWVVIDQNISSGDDSSRYYYNSTLTVPISRDPDALDIEAAVQHKVVLDITGPSTYDSDSTIRIIGPENRTVGVNDLPLYLKPGTYTIYIDLTDEDDHYVYLGSVIVAPGLNDLGDLEAKVAHNLRGQLQHDGEDLSIPAAVNITYGPAVLPVTASSRGIFSVYLPAGDYTVSAEYTTKATLEDGSARYVRYYNSSMPVTVDAEEIEDFELLRDLNNSTVSLTANGAVSDVTWQFIGLSDTAIDHTVGSSPSSVSLAPGVYSVYAHDASGNVYLGIVDVKPDVGNTLSVTLAAGTEVSGHVTIGGEAKSGATITFADNAMVRTTTDANGDYSVFLPRGYYNVTAKVVVAENHPGPVNMTYARSFDLEVNGTAVPAKDTALELVDSAVVELVWSEANSIPTIAPGESVVYNVTIYNRGNVNDTYELSTTSDWGVEFSQKTVSLPWGTGTGQTVQVTITAPADAKVSHSPIKIVAKSTNRTGSQGTVSVDVDITPTYSVVVSQPSAPSTDGSTVTYKVLVKNTGTSSDIFVFSLTNPDDLRRDGWNATITGTSKHTQNLTIAAGASQTVSVTLTRTNSSAFTADIVLNVTAQSKNHGGTPATASLALNDADLSVADDKLTASGRGASMIMPGMTGTTWLLIALIVLALASVVILRVNKGVFGRRRKR comes from the coding sequence ATGGAATCGAATGAGGGTAGGTCGTTGGGCCGATCCCTGAGGGAACTAAAGCCTGTAAGAGGTAGCTCCCGCTCTGGTCCCAAGGATACTTGGCTGGGGAGGAATTGGAGCACTGTCCTCATCCTGGTAGCTATCGTTTTGCTCGCATTATTCGTGCGTAGCTACTTCGGATTCTCCACCGCGGTGGACAATGGCTTTTTGGTCGCTGGCGGTTCAGACTCATATTATCATCAGCGCGTCATCGACTACGTCAACTCAGAAGGCTCCCACCTCGTTCAGGACCCCGCGCTCAACTATCCCTTCGGGATGAGGAACGCCCGTCCGCCGATGTTCGATTGGTCCGTAGCCATAGGCAGCCAGGTACTGTCCGGCATCTCCGGTATGGCCATCTCCGACGCCGCGGGATACTCCCTGCTGGCCTCCTCTGCCATCTGGGGTTCCCTCACCTGCATCCCCGTCTACCTGATCACCAGGGGCGCCTTCGGCAACCGCGCCGGCATACTAGCCGCGCTGCTGTTCGCGTTCATGCCCGGTCACATCAGCCGCAGCGTGTTCGCCAACGCCGACCACGACGCTTTCATCCTGTTCTTCGTGGTGTTCGCCCTGTACTTCTTGATGAAGGCCCTGCAGTCCATGAAAGGGACGAAATGGGTCTCCTCGTGGAAGAAGACGGACTCCATACGTACAGGCATCAGGTCCTATTTCCAACAGAATCAAAGATCACTAATATACTCGGCCCTGGGCGGCGTGTGCATAGCCACAGTGGCCATGGCATGGACCGGGTACACCTACATACTGGTAATCATACTGGTATACTTCCTGGTCCAGGTCGTCATCAACCGCTTCCGCAACGCGGACTCCATGGGCGAGTTCTTCATCGTGGGGATCATGCTCCTGACCGCGTTCGTGCTGGCGGCCCCGCTGTACTGGCAGCTCAGCTACTGGAGCCAGTGGTTCGACGTTCCGTTCTACCTGTTCCTGGGCTCCATGTTCATCGGCGGGTTCTTCACCGTCACCAGGGACTATCCCTGGACCTTGACCATACCCATCCTGGTCGCCATAGTGGCCGTCGCCCTGGTCGGCGTGTTCTTCATCGCCCCCAACCTGTTCGAGGCCATCATCTCCGGGCAGGGCTACCTGGTCAAGAGCAAGCTGTACTCCACCATCGATGAGGCGTCCGCGCCGGAGTTCTCCACCCTGGTCTTCAGCTTCGGGGTGGTGTCGTTCTGGCTCGCCATAATTGGTCTGGTGTGGGCCGCGATCAAGATACCCAAGGACCAGTCCCCCTACCTCGTGTTCATCGTGGTGTGGATGGCCGTCAGCATGTACATGGCCGCTTCCGCGGGCAGGTTCGTGTTCAACGCCTCCCCGGCCTTCGCCATGGCCGCGGGATGGATCCTCGCGCTGCTCATCAGCAAGGTAAAGTTCAGCGAAGTGCCCCGGCTGTGGGCCGGCTTCTGGTCCAATCCCAAGAGCACCCTCCGGAAGGCCTTCAAGCTCAAACACGTGGCCGTCGCGCTGTTCCTGGCGTTCCTGATCGTCCTGCCCAACGTATGGACGGCCCTGGACGCGGGCATCCCTTCGCAGACCAAGACCGACTACGACAGGGAAGTGTACGAGGCCATGCCGTCCTTCCTTCGCCCTGACGGGTACGATGTCCAGAACGGCACCTACTGGTACTTCGGGGCCTTCGGGTACTCCCTGCCCATGCCGAACACGTACTGGCCCACTGCCTGGTCATGGTTCAAGACGCAGGACGCCGATATAGCGGACCTGGAGGACCGCCCGGCCTTCCTATCGTGGTGGGACTACGGGTTCGAGGCGATACAGGAAGGGCAGCATCCCACCGTCGCGGATAACTTCCAGAACGGCTACGAGTACGCCGGTTCGTTCATCACTTCGCAGAACGAGAGCGACGCGGTGGCCCTGTTCATAGTCAGGGTCCTGGAAAAGGCCAAGTTCACCGACGCCACCCGCCAGATCCTTCAGGACGGCGGCGTGGACGTAGTGAAGCTGGAGGACATAATGAACAACCCCCAGAACTACGTGGACGAGGTCAAGAACAACCCCCTGATCTACGGGGCCTATGACTCCGAGCTCAGCGCCAACAACGCCAAGTATGCCGCGGCGAGGATCGAGCTGCAGAAGGTAGGGCTGGAGGATATGGTCGAGATATACAACCAGCTGAGGGCAGCTACCGGCATCGACATCGGCTACTTCGCCGTGGACGGCCGCCTGTTCCCCTGGAGCGCGACCTCTCAGACCATCTTCTATGCCCCGGCCAAGCTGTCCGACCGCGTGATCGATTCGACCACCAACGCGCCGACCGATTACTACGAGATCCTGGCGGTCACTCAGAATTACGAGACCAAGCGGATATCGGACCTCACGGCGAGTGATTATCCGATCATAACCTACACCATCGTGTACAAGGAGGCGTTCTACAACTCCATGCTATACTGCTCCTTCATGGGCCTGAGCCCGGCGGACATCGGGTCGACCAACATGCAAAGCTTCCCAGGCTACAACCAGATGGCGTCGTACGGCGCCATGCCCGGGTACAACCTGACTCACTTCAAGCAGGTCTACCGCACCGCGTACTACAACCCCTACACCGACGCGACCAACCACTCCGACGCCTGGAAGGCGGTGTCGTGGGAGGAAGCGCTGTACCTGCAAGAGCAGATCGAAGCCGGTGCGGAAGGGACCGTGGACATGTCCGTCTCGGCCCTGCAGTCCGGCGTGGTGTTCATGCAGTACTATGACGGAGCGATCATGGAAGGCGTCGCGCGCGCCACTGACGGCACGCCCTACGCCGACATCTACGTCACCGTGCTGGACGAGTACGGCATACCCCACCAGGTCGTCAAGACCGACTCGGAGGGTCGCTACAGTGCGATCCTCCCCTTCGGCAACGTCAGCGTGGTCTATTCCTCTGGCACCCTGAACAATGCGACCAAGATCGCCTCCGAGCTCGACCGCGTGGACCTGTACGTCACCTACGCTCAGGCCATGAGAGAGGAGCCCTACCACTTCGACGGCGACATCACCCTCTCGGCGGCCCTCGTCACCGGCAGCGTATTCTATGACAACAACGGCAACGGCCGCTACGACGCCGGGACCGACGAGCTCATCAGCGACGCCCAGGTGACCCTGACGAACCCCTCCACCGGGTTCAACGAGACCGTGACCACCTCCACGACGGGATCCTACCGGATCCTCGGCCTGGCTGGCAGCTCACAGGTCCTCTACGCCACCTACAACGGCCATAGGCTGGGGGAGACCACGGTCACGCTGACCGCGTCCGGAAACTCCAATCGCAGCATCGCCATCATGCCCGCCTCGCTAACCGGCACCATAAAGCTCCAATCAGGGAGCGCCGCCGGCGGGGTGGGCCTGACCCTGGTGGACAAGGTCAACGGCAACAAGTACTACGCCACCAGCGACAGTAGCGGGAAGTACACCTTCTCGAACCTGCTGCCCGGCGACTACACCCTTACCACCACGGACTCGAGCCTGAGCGTGGGCACCCAGAGCATCACCCTGACCCAGGGGCAGTCCGCTACCCAGGACCTCAAGCTGGTCCAGGCGACCACCGTCTCCGGGACCGTGACCATCGGCGGGGTCCCGCAGGCTAACGTGTCGGTGGTCTTCCGCTCCGAGCAGAGGGAGATCTCCGTAATGACGAACGCCAGCGGCGGGTACCTGGTATCCCTGCCCCGTGGGGAGTACAGCGTGTACGTCCTGACCGTCGACGGCGACGGGAACAAGTGCGCCGCACTGGAATCTTTCAGCACCGGTGATGCCGACACCGTCCCGCCACTGAACATCGAGCTGGGCCCTGCGGCCGTGCTCTCCGGCACGGTCTTCAAGGATCTCGACGGGGACGGCGAACAGGACACCAACGAGAGCGCCGTCAGCGGCGCCATCGTGGTCTATACCCTCCCTGACGGCTCCTATGTCAAGGCCGTCGCCAATGCGAAGGGCGAGTATAACGTGATAGTGCCAACCGGCACCTACTTCATGTATGCGTCCGGAGGGGGCAGGTCCTACTGGGCCAGCGACGTCCAGATCCTCGCCGACGCCACCACGGACATCGCCCTGGGCGATTCCGTGTATCTCACCGGCAAGGTCTTCAGGGACCTCGACGGGGACGGCGAACAGGACAGCGGGGAGTCCGGCATATCCGGCGTCCTGCTGAGCATATGGAACTCCGATGAGCCCGGGGAGAAGGTGCGCTTCGTCACCGGCTCCAACGGCAACTACAACATCTCCGTTCCCGCTGGCTCCTACATAATCAACGCCACTATAGAGGGCTACTCTACCTGGCAGGGCGACGCCGGCACCGGTGTTAGCATCGCCTTGGAGGCGGAGGACCGCGAGGTGACCGGTACGGTCACTGACGAGGACGGCATCTCCATAGGCGGCGTGACGGTGAACTTCAAGCCCACCGGCAGCAGCGGCCAGGAGGACAGCGCGATCACCGATGCCTCAGGCAGGTTCATCGCGTCCCTGGAACCGGGGACCTATTGGGTAGTGATCGACCAGAACATTTCCTCAGGTGACGACTCCTCGAGGTACTACTACAACAGCACCCTGACCGTGCCCATCTCCAGGGACCCCGACGCCCTTGACATAGAAGCCGCCGTGCAGCACAAGGTCGTTCTGGACATCACCGGTCCCAGCACGTATGATTCGGACTCCACGATCCGCATCATCGGTCCGGAGAACAGGACCGTGGGGGTCAACGACCTCCCGCTGTACCTGAAGCCAGGCACCTACACGATATATATCGACCTGACCGACGAGGATGACCACTACGTCTACCTCGGCTCTGTGATCGTAGCCCCGGGCCTCAACGACCTGGGCGATCTGGAGGCAAAGGTTGCCCATAACCTGCGCGGCCAGCTGCAGCACGACGGCGAGGACCTCTCGATCCCCGCGGCCGTGAACATAACCTACGGCCCGGCGGTCCTGCCGGTGACGGCCAGCTCGCGCGGCATCTTCAGCGTGTACCTGCCGGCCGGCGACTACACCGTCTCGGCCGAATACACCACCAAGGCCACCCTGGAGGACGGCAGCGCCCGGTACGTCAGGTATTATAACTCCAGCATGCCGGTGACGGTCGACGCCGAGGAGATAGAGGACTTTGAGCTTCTCAGGGATCTCAACAACTCCACCGTGAGCCTGACCGCCAACGGGGCCGTTTCCGACGTCACCTGGCAGTTCATCGGCCTGTCGGACACCGCCATCGATCACACCGTCGGCTCGTCGCCCAGCTCCGTCTCCCTGGCTCCCGGCGTATACAGCGTGTACGCCCATGACGCCTCCGGGAACGTGTACCTGGGCATCGTCGACGTGAAGCCCGACGTGGGCAACACCCTGAGCGTGACGCTGGCGGCCGGGACCGAGGTCAGCGGCCACGTGACCATCGGCGGCGAGGCCAAGTCCGGCGCCACCATAACCTTCGCCGACAACGCCATGGTCAGGACCACCACCGACGCGAACGGTGATTACTCCGTGTTCCTGCCCCGGGGCTACTACAACGTCACCGCCAAGGTCGTGGTGGCGGAGAACCATCCCGGTCCGGTGAACATGACCTACGCCAGGTCCTTCGACCTTGAGGTGAACGGCACCGCTGTCCCCGCCAAGGACACGGCCTTGGAGCTGGTGGACAGCGCCGTGGTGGAGCTGGTCTGGAGCGAGGCGAACTCGATACCGACCATCGCCCCCGGCGAGAGCGTCGTGTATAACGTTACCATATACAACCGCGGCAACGTCAACGACACCTACGAGCTTAGCACCACCTCCGACTGGGGCGTGGAGTTCTCGCAGAAGACCGTTTCACTGCCCTGGGGCACCGGGACCGGGCAAACGGTCCAAGTGACCATAACCGCCCCGGCGGACGCCAAGGTCTCCCACTCCCCCATAAAGATAGTCGCCAAGTCGACGAACCGCACCGGGAGCCAGGGAACGGTCAGCGTGGATGTGGACATCACTCCCACGTACAGCGTCGTCGTCAGCCAGCCCTCCGCGCCCAGCACCGATGGGTCCACCGTGACCTACAAAGTGCTGGTGAAGAACACCGGGACCTCCAGTGACATCTTCGTGTTCAGCCTGACCAACCCCGATGACCTGAGGAGGGACGGCTGGAACGCCACAATAACCGGGACCAGCAAGCATACTCAGAACCTGACCATAGCCGCAGGCGCCTCCCAGACGGTGTCGGTGACCCTGACCCGGACCAACTCGTCCGCCTTCACCGCCGACATCGTGCTGAATGTGACGGCCCAGAGCAAGAACCACGGCGGGACCCCCGCCACGGCCAGCCTGGCCCTGAACGATGCCGACCTGAGCGTGGCCGACGACAAACTGACCGCTTCCGGCCGCGGGGCGAGCATGATCATGCCGGGCATGACCGGGACCACCTGGCTCCTGATCGCGCTGATCGTGCTCGCACTCGCCAGCGTGGTCATCCTTAGAGTTAACAAGGGGGTGTTTGGACGCAGAAGAAAGCGGTGA
- the hypB gene encoding hydrogenase nickel incorporation protein HypB, with protein MHKVSDISIEADVLAENRKLGQDNLRHLRSHGVRSLDVMGSIGSGKTLLITKMAVEMKKKGLRPAVLAGDVTGEDDFSRFQAAGIPAVNVNTGKECHLDAHLVDHALDKLDLDSIDFLFIENVGNLVCPADFPLGTDMRMVVISVTEGDDMIRKQPLIFVDSDIAVLNKIDLLPYVDINVDLLDRDYSKVKNGAKLHRTSAKTLEGLDQLFRAIDIDL; from the coding sequence GTGCACAAGGTCTCTGATATCAGCATAGAGGCGGACGTGCTGGCCGAGAACCGCAAGCTCGGACAGGACAATCTCCGCCATCTCCGCTCGCACGGGGTGCGGTCCCTCGACGTCATGGGCTCCATAGGTTCCGGGAAGACCCTCCTGATCACCAAGATGGCCGTGGAGATGAAAAAGAAGGGGTTGCGACCAGCGGTGCTGGCCGGTGACGTCACCGGGGAGGATGACTTCAGCCGGTTCCAGGCCGCGGGCATACCCGCGGTCAACGTGAACACCGGGAAGGAGTGCCACCTGGACGCGCATCTGGTCGACCATGCCCTGGACAAGCTGGACCTGGACAGCATCGACTTCCTGTTCATCGAGAACGTCGGCAACCTGGTATGTCCGGCCGACTTCCCTCTGGGGACGGACATGCGCATGGTGGTCATCTCCGTCACGGAGGGCGACGACATGATCCGCAAGCAGCCCCTGATCTTCGTGGATTCGGACATCGCCGTCCTTAACAAGATAGACCTCCTGCCGTACGTGGACATCAACGTCGACCTTCTGGACCGCGACTATTCCAAGGTCAAGAACGGAGCGAAGCTGCACCGCACCAGCGCCAAGACGCTGGAGGGCCTGGACCAGCTGTTCAGGGCGATCGATATCGACCTGTGA
- the purD gene encoding phosphoribosylamine--glycine ligase, with amino-acid sequence MKALVVGGGGREHAIAAALSESGSDVYSVMKNHNPGIARLSKQYRLAPETDIQKVVGTAVQWGIDLAVIGPETPLEAGLVDALDDEGIGCVGPTKAAARLETSKSFTRALMRKHQVPGNIGFAAFSSFPEARRYVQDTDRELVVKPIGLTGGKGVKVMGEHLKTKKETIEYLEEIFSKNIGGGGVVLEERAIGEELTLMAFCDGRNVIPMPMVQDHKRAYEGDVGPNTGGMGSYSMEDHLMPFATPADREASLDIMRRIVKAMGSEGFPYRGIMYGQFMLTSEGPKVIEFNARFGDPEAMNVLSIISSSFTDICSGIASGRLTENRVSFEKKATVCKYVVPAGYGTEPQAGKEVRVDEKAVASEGAKLYYAMVNEENGKIVTTTSRAVGVVGIADDLDSAEKACERALEHVQGEAIYVRHDIGRPEVVRKRVEHMMQVRKR; translated from the coding sequence ATGAAAGCGTTGGTAGTTGGAGGCGGCGGGCGCGAGCATGCCATCGCCGCGGCCCTGTCCGAGAGCGGTTCCGATGTGTATTCGGTCATGAAGAACCACAACCCCGGCATCGCCAGGCTGTCCAAGCAGTACAGGCTTGCGCCGGAGACCGACATCCAGAAAGTGGTGGGGACGGCCGTGCAGTGGGGCATAGACCTCGCCGTCATCGGGCCGGAGACCCCGCTGGAGGCGGGACTGGTCGACGCGCTGGACGACGAGGGCATCGGGTGCGTCGGACCGACCAAGGCGGCCGCAAGGCTGGAGACGTCCAAATCCTTCACCCGGGCGCTCATGCGCAAGCACCAGGTCCCCGGCAACATCGGCTTCGCCGCGTTCAGCTCCTTCCCCGAGGCCAGGAGGTACGTCCAGGATACCGACCGCGAGCTCGTGGTCAAGCCCATCGGGTTGACCGGCGGCAAGGGGGTCAAGGTCATGGGGGAGCACCTCAAGACCAAGAAGGAAACGATCGAGTACCTCGAAGAGATCTTCAGCAAGAACATCGGCGGCGGAGGCGTCGTTCTGGAGGAGCGCGCCATCGGCGAGGAGCTGACCCTGATGGCCTTCTGCGACGGAAGGAACGTCATCCCCATGCCCATGGTCCAGGACCACAAGCGCGCCTACGAGGGCGACGTGGGGCCGAACACGGGTGGCATGGGCTCGTACTCCATGGAGGACCACCTGATGCCCTTTGCCACCCCTGCGGACAGGGAGGCGTCGCTGGACATCATGCGCCGGATCGTCAAGGCCATGGGCTCGGAAGGATTTCCGTACCGCGGCATCATGTACGGGCAGTTCATGCTCACGAGCGAGGGACCGAAGGTCATAGAGTTCAACGCCCGCTTCGGCGACCCCGAGGCGATGAACGTGCTGTCCATCATCTCCTCCTCCTTCACCGACATCTGCTCCGGCATCGCCTCCGGGCGGCTTACGGAGAATCGCGTTTCCTTCGAGAAGAAGGCCACCGTATGCAAGTACGTCGTGCCCGCAGGCTACGGCACCGAACCCCAGGCGGGCAAGGAGGTCAGGGTCGACGAGAAGGCGGTGGCCTCGGAGGGAGCGAAGCTCTACTATGCCATGGTCAACGAGGAGAACGGGAAGATCGTCACCACCACCTCGCGCGCTGTCGGCGTTGTAGGCATCGCCGACGACCTGGACTCCGCCGAGAAGGCGTGCGAGAGGGCTCTGGAGCATGTTCAAGGCGAGGCCATCTACGTGCGCCACGACATCGGCAGGCCGGAAGTTGTCCGCAAGAGAGTGGAGCACATGATGCAGGTGAGAAAAAGGTAG
- a CDS encoding CARDB domain-containing protein, whose amino-acid sequence MATFAALPAAAGDVAYKINFDGSVQYLPTGGTGKVIVNVGDGSPEGSYNYTATADKGSVTPSKNGPISDDNFTLTVIAPATTGDMTVTVKLSNGTDNTTAKYVIHVVEPVVISATVKNSGNLTLKGVPVQFYVDGTMVNATTFDIDANSTKEVTYRWAPSDLSKGEHTFKVVIDPDKKFQFLSFADGSLEYTGKFYIGDSGWGIINLVLALVLGLTVFILILTYGGRKNRKRR is encoded by the coding sequence ATGGCAACCTTCGCGGCCCTGCCGGCGGCAGCGGGGGACGTTGCCTACAAGATAAACTTCGACGGGAGCGTCCAGTACCTGCCCACTGGCGGGACGGGGAAGGTCATCGTGAACGTGGGCGACGGCAGCCCCGAAGGCAGCTACAACTACACTGCCACCGCCGACAAGGGCTCGGTGACACCGTCCAAGAACGGCCCCATCTCCGATGACAATTTCACCCTGACGGTCATCGCTCCCGCCACCACGGGGGACATGACCGTTACGGTGAAGCTGAGCAACGGGACGGACAACACCACCGCCAAGTACGTCATCCACGTGGTGGAGCCGGTGGTGATCTCGGCGACCGTCAAGAACTCCGGGAACCTGACCCTCAAGGGCGTCCCGGTGCAGTTCTACGTCGACGGCACCATGGTCAACGCCACCACCTTCGACATCGATGCGAACTCCACCAAGGAGGTCACGTACCGCTGGGCCCCCTCTGACCTGTCGAAGGGGGAGCACACCTTCAAGGTGGTCATCGATCCCGATAAGAAGTTCCAGTTCCTGAGCTTCGCCGACGGGTCCCTCGAGTACACCGGCAAGTTCTACATCGGCGACTCCGGGTGGGGCATCATCAACCTGGTGCTGGCCTTGGTCCTGGGCCTGACGGTCTTCATCCTGATCCTGACCTACGGGGGCAGGAAGAACCGGAAGAGAAGGTGA
- the pyrF gene encoding orotidine-5'-phosphate decarboxylase, producing MRKKTRMVLALDETDEAKALKVAEDVGGLVDAIKINWPLVLSSSPEMITKLSRYSEVICDFKIADIPNTARLIVEQAVGRGASAVIVHAFTGTDSLQAAVQAAGDRQVFVVTEMSHPGGQEFTAPHAERFAQMAVDCGAAGVIAPATRPERIRKIRSIVGDLLILSPGVGAQGGSASDAIAMGADYVIVGRSIYGDRDPRGAAERLAAEIAHALSPRGEISPPL from the coding sequence TTGAGGAAGAAGACCCGGATGGTCCTGGCCCTGGACGAGACGGACGAGGCCAAGGCGCTGAAAGTGGCGGAGGACGTGGGCGGACTGGTGGACGCCATCAAGATAAATTGGCCCCTGGTCCTGTCATCCTCCCCCGAGATGATCACCAAGCTTTCCCGGTACTCCGAGGTCATCTGCGACTTCAAGATCGCGGACATCCCCAACACCGCCCGCCTCATCGTGGAGCAGGCGGTCGGAAGAGGAGCTTCCGCGGTCATCGTGCATGCCTTCACTGGGACCGACTCCCTGCAGGCGGCGGTGCAGGCCGCCGGGGACCGCCAGGTGTTCGTGGTCACCGAGATGTCCCATCCGGGGGGGCAGGAGTTCACCGCCCCCCACGCCGAGCGGTTCGCCCAGATGGCCGTGGACTGCGGCGCGGCGGGGGTCATCGCCCCGGCCACCCGGCCCGAGCGGATAAGGAAGATCAGGTCCATCGTGGGCGATCTGCTCATCCTGTCCCCCGGAGTGGGGGCACAGGGCGGCAGCGCCTCGGACGCCATCGCTATGGGTGCGGACTACGTCATCGTGGGCCGTTCCATCTACGGTGACAGGGACCCCCGGGGCGCCGCGGAGCGGTTGGCCGCGGAGATCGCCCACGCCCTCTCTCCCCGAGGAGAAATCTCCCCGCCTCTTTAG
- the trxA gene encoding thioredoxin has protein sequence MADNVIEVTQDSFDAVKKDNSNLIVDCWAAWCGPCRMMGPVIDKLADDYKGKVSFGKLNVDQNQKAAQQFKVMAIPTLLFFKNGELVDQSVGLVPREDIEAKMKKHF, from the coding sequence ATGGCCGATAACGTGATAGAGGTCACCCAGGACAGTTTCGATGCCGTCAAGAAGGACAACTCCAACCTGATAGTGGATTGCTGGGCCGCGTGGTGCGGCCCCTGCCGCATGATGGGCCCGGTGATCGACAAGCTGGCCGACGACTACAAGGGAAAAGTGTCATTCGGCAAGCTCAACGTGGACCAGAACCAGAAGGCGGCCCAGCAGTTCAAGGTCATGGCCATCCCTACCCTGCTGTTCTTCAAGAACGGGGAGCTGGTGGACCAGAGCGTCGGCCTGGTGCCCCGTGAGGATATCGAGGCCAAGATGAAGAAGCACTTCTGA